The Methylobacterium sp. PvR107 genome contains a region encoding:
- a CDS encoding MarC family protein, with product MSIDFTVQQFLLALSGLISIVNPIGGAFIFAQVTGAYSHAERVLLSRRIGVYAALVMLGALWAGTPILNFFGVTLAALRIAGGLVVMSSAWNQLNRPEAREARKQAEASGSADRGSVPSEPQADQAPGPLSEIAFFPLTLPFTTGPGTIAVAITLGANRPQAYAERLGFYLGITLAALVVAAAVALIYASADRVVALIGPARARVVGRLFAFLLLCVGTQILINGLTDVIAPLLAAR from the coding sequence ATGAGCATCGATTTCACCGTCCAGCAGTTCCTGCTCGCCCTCTCGGGCCTGATCTCGATCGTGAACCCGATCGGCGGCGCCTTCATCTTCGCCCAGGTCACCGGCGCCTACAGCCATGCCGAGCGCGTGCTGCTGTCCCGTCGGATCGGCGTCTACGCAGCGCTGGTCATGCTCGGCGCCCTCTGGGCCGGCACGCCGATCCTCAATTTCTTCGGCGTCACCCTGGCGGCGCTGCGCATCGCCGGCGGCCTCGTGGTGATGTCCTCGGCCTGGAACCAGCTCAACCGGCCGGAGGCGCGTGAAGCGCGCAAGCAGGCCGAAGCCTCGGGCTCGGCGGATCGCGGGTCGGTCCCCTCGGAACCGCAGGCGGATCAGGCGCCGGGCCCGCTGTCCGAGATCGCCTTCTTCCCCCTCACCCTGCCCTTCACCACCGGGCCCGGAACGATCGCGGTCGCGATAACCCTGGGCGCGAACCGGCCCCAGGCCTACGCAGAGCGGCTCGGATTCTATCTCGGTATCACGCTGGCCGCCCTGGTGGTCGCCGCGGCGGTCGCGCTGATCTACGCCTCGGCCGACCGGGTGGTGGCGCTCATCGGACCGGCCCGGGCTCGGGTGGTGGGGCGCCTGTTCGCCTTCCTGCTGCTCTGCGTCGGCACGCAGATCCTGATCAATGGCCTCACCGACGTGATCGCGCCGCTTCTCGCGGCGCGATGA
- the sucC gene encoding ADP-forming succinate--CoA ligase subunit beta gives MNIHEYQAKAVLKEFGLPVSRGVAIFNPSEAEAAAKELGGPVWVVKSQIHAGGRGKGTFKGAPEGAKGGVRVTKSIDEVKQYAGEMLGQTLVTIQTGPAGKQVNRLYIEEGAQIAEEFYLSMLVDRVTGGVAFVVSTEGGMDIEAVAHDTPEKIHTIAVDPATGVMPHHGRAVAKALGLTGAQAKEAASLTEKLYAAFVAKDMSMLEINPLVLTADGHLKCLDAKISFDSNALYKHADIVALRDETEEDAKEIEASKYDLAYIALDGTIGCMVNGAGLAMATLDIIKLYGESPANFLDVGGGASEEKVTAAFKIITADPQVKGILVNIFGGIMKCDVIANGVIAAVKAVGLQVPLVVRLEGTNVEQGKAIIRNSGLNVIPADDLDDAAQKIVAAVKGA, from the coding sequence ATGAATATCCATGAATATCAGGCCAAGGCCGTGCTGAAGGAGTTCGGCCTGCCCGTCTCCCGCGGCGTTGCCATCTTCAACCCGTCGGAGGCCGAAGCCGCCGCCAAGGAGCTCGGAGGCCCCGTCTGGGTCGTGAAGAGCCAGATCCATGCGGGTGGCCGCGGCAAGGGCACCTTCAAGGGCGCACCCGAGGGTGCCAAGGGCGGCGTGCGCGTCACCAAGTCGATCGACGAGGTGAAGCAATATGCCGGCGAGATGCTCGGCCAGACCCTGGTGACGATCCAGACCGGCCCGGCCGGCAAGCAGGTCAACCGCCTCTACATTGAGGAGGGGGCCCAGATCGCCGAGGAATTCTACCTGTCGATGCTGGTCGATCGTGTCACCGGTGGGGTCGCCTTCGTGGTCTCCACCGAGGGCGGCATGGACATCGAGGCGGTCGCTCACGACACGCCCGAGAAGATCCACACGATCGCGGTCGATCCGGCCACGGGCGTCATGCCCCATCACGGCCGCGCGGTCGCCAAGGCGCTGGGCTTGACCGGCGCCCAGGCCAAGGAAGCGGCCTCGCTCACCGAGAAGCTCTACGCGGCGTTCGTGGCCAAGGACATGAGCATGCTGGAGATCAATCCGCTGGTGCTGACCGCCGACGGCCATCTCAAGTGCCTCGACGCCAAGATTTCGTTCGACTCGAACGCGCTCTACAAGCACGCCGACATCGTCGCCCTGCGGGACGAGACCGAAGAGGACGCCAAGGAGATCGAGGCATCGAAATATGACCTCGCCTACATCGCGCTCGACGGCACGATCGGCTGCATGGTCAACGGCGCCGGGCTCGCCATGGCGACGCTGGATATCATCAAGCTCTACGGCGAGAGCCCGGCCAACTTCCTCGATGTCGGCGGCGGCGCCTCCGAAGAGAAGGTCACGGCGGCGTTCAAGATCATCACCGCCGATCCGCAGGTGAAGGGCATCCTCGTCAACATCTTCGGCGGGATCATGAAATGCGACGTGATCGCCAACGGCGTGATCGCGGCCGTGAAGGCGGTGGGCCTGCAGGTGCCGCTGGTGGTGCGCCTCGAGGGCACCAACGTCGAGCAGGGCAAGGCCATCATCCGCAATTCCGGCCTCAACGTCATCCCGGCGGACGACCTCGACGACGCCGCCCAGAAGATCGTCGCCGCCGTGAAGGGAGCCTGA
- the gloB gene encoding hydroxyacylglutathione hydrolase, which yields MAAETEIRTFLCRSDNIGVLIRDPATGACAAIDVPEAEPVLRALDETGWRLTDILVTHRHADHVEGIPAVKQATGARVTAPAKAGDAVPLVDITVREGDRVRVGNLEAQVWETPGHCADHVTYWFAEAGLVCAGDTLFTLGCGRVMESPPETLYRSLRRFDDLPDDTQVFSGHDYVLSNARFALAADPDNADLKTRFADAERAKAQGRFLIPSTLAVERATNPFLRSAEPALAKSVDMPLESDPEAVFVALRAWKNRF from the coding sequence ATGGCCGCCGAGACCGAGATCCGCACCTTCCTGTGCCGCAGCGACAATATCGGCGTCCTGATTCGCGACCCGGCCACCGGAGCCTGCGCGGCGATCGACGTGCCCGAGGCCGAGCCCGTGCTGAGGGCCCTCGATGAGACCGGCTGGCGGCTCACCGACATCCTCGTCACCCACCGGCACGCCGACCATGTCGAGGGCATCCCGGCGGTGAAGCAGGCGACGGGCGCGCGCGTGACGGCGCCCGCGAAGGCCGGGGACGCCGTCCCGCTGGTGGACATCACCGTGCGCGAGGGCGACAGGGTGCGGGTCGGCAACCTGGAGGCCCAGGTCTGGGAAACGCCGGGCCATTGCGCCGACCACGTCACCTACTGGTTCGCCGAGGCCGGCCTCGTCTGCGCCGGGGACACGCTGTTCACGCTGGGCTGCGGGCGGGTGATGGAGAGCCCGCCCGAGACCCTCTACCGGTCCCTCCGGCGCTTCGACGACCTGCCCGACGACACGCAGGTGTTCAGCGGTCACGATTATGTCCTCAGCAACGCGCGTTTCGCCCTGGCGGCGGATCCGGATAACGCGGATCTTAAGACCCGCTTCGCCGACGCCGAGCGGGCGAAGGCGCAAGGCCGGTTCCTGATCCCGTCGACCCTGGCCGTGGAACGGGCGACCAATCCCTTCCTGCGCAGCGCCGAGCCGGCCCTGGCCAAGTCGGTCGATATGCCACTGGAAAGTGATCCAGAGGCAGTGTTCGTCGCCCTACGAGCGTGGAAGAACCGCTTCTGA
- a CDS encoding ArsA-related P-loop ATPase, with the protein MTDATQIKVPAWYSPDEIQDIQRDLLGSAAKVLVLCLGGKGGVGKTTIALQIADLCAEVGPVLAIDTDPANRHFHTALMTQTSPGSDNFVPRRPGVSCCRQRLRAEDSTGRVDPTLCQDMIERVVDAPERCVVVDFPAGDTETTRRCTEIIVESCREANVRLSVVVAAGAVDPTALEVLKELRPMLIECDRAILAKNTAQATNFDYLEASDLVRALRKQPNFRVIEIERIGERLIEALRVQHMTWQTLATGAPMRLRVEGRRLRRNFHMAWRDALRP; encoded by the coding sequence ATGACCGACGCGACGCAGATCAAGGTTCCGGCCTGGTACAGCCCGGACGAGATCCAGGACATCCAGCGCGACCTTCTGGGCTCGGCCGCGAAGGTTCTCGTCCTGTGCCTCGGCGGCAAGGGCGGTGTCGGCAAGACCACCATCGCCCTGCAGATCGCCGATCTGTGTGCCGAGGTCGGGCCGGTGCTGGCGATCGACACCGACCCGGCCAACCGGCATTTCCACACCGCGCTGATGACGCAGACCAGCCCCGGCAGCGACAATTTCGTGCCGCGCCGGCCGGGCGTGTCCTGCTGCCGGCAGCGTCTGCGTGCGGAGGACAGCACCGGACGCGTCGACCCGACCCTGTGCCAGGACATGATCGAACGCGTGGTGGACGCGCCCGAGCGCTGCGTGGTGGTCGACTTTCCGGCCGGCGACACGGAGACGACGCGGCGCTGCACCGAGATCATCGTCGAGAGCTGCCGGGAGGCCAATGTCCGCCTCTCCGTGGTGGTCGCGGCCGGCGCGGTCGATCCCACGGCCCTCGAGGTCCTCAAGGAACTCCGGCCGATGCTGATCGAGTGCGATCGGGCGATCCTCGCGAAGAACACCGCGCAGGCGACCAATTTCGACTACCTCGAAGCGTCCGATCTCGTGCGGGCTTTGCGCAAGCAGCCGAACTTCCGCGTGATCGAGATCGAGCGGATCGGCGAGCGCCTGATCGAGGCGCTGCGGGTTCAGCACATGACGTGGCAGACGCTCGCGACCGGCGCGCCGATGCGGCTGCGCGTCGAGGGGCGTCGCCTCCGCCGCAACTTCCACATGGCCTGGCGGGATGCGCTCCGGCCGTGA
- the mdh gene encoding malate dehydrogenase translates to MARNKIALIGAGQIGGTLALLAGLKDLGDVVLFDIVDGVPQGKALDIAEAAPVEGFDATYAGASDYSAIKGADVVIVTAGVPRKPGMSRDDLIGINLKVMQAVGEGIKTYAPDAFVICITNPLDAMVWALQKFSGLPTNKIVGMAGVLDSARFRHFLAEEFKVSVEDVTAFVLGGHGDDMVPLTRYSTVAGVPLTDLVKLGWTTQEKLDAMVDRTRKGGGEIVNLLKTGSAFYAPAASAIAMAESYLRDKKRVLPCAAYLDGQYGVKGMFIGVPIVIGANGVERVLEVTFDAAEKAMFEKSVASVTGLIEACKGVDSNLA, encoded by the coding sequence ATGGCTCGCAACAAGATCGCACTCATCGGTGCCGGCCAGATCGGCGGCACCCTGGCCCTTCTGGCCGGCCTGAAGGACCTTGGGGATGTGGTGCTGTTCGACATCGTCGATGGCGTGCCGCAGGGCAAGGCCCTCGACATCGCCGAGGCCGCTCCCGTCGAGGGCTTCGACGCGACCTATGCGGGCGCCAGCGACTATAGCGCCATCAAGGGCGCCGACGTGGTGATCGTCACCGCCGGCGTGCCGCGCAAGCCCGGCATGAGCCGCGACGACCTGATCGGCATCAACCTCAAGGTCATGCAGGCGGTGGGCGAGGGCATCAAGACCTACGCGCCCGACGCCTTCGTGATCTGCATCACCAACCCGCTCGACGCGATGGTCTGGGCGCTGCAGAAGTTCTCCGGGCTCCCGACCAACAAGATCGTCGGCATGGCCGGCGTGCTCGACTCGGCGCGCTTCCGCCACTTCCTCGCCGAGGAGTTCAAGGTCTCGGTGGAGGATGTCACCGCCTTCGTGCTCGGCGGCCACGGCGACGACATGGTGCCGCTGACCCGCTACTCGACGGTCGCGGGCGTACCGCTGACCGACCTCGTCAAGCTCGGCTGGACCACCCAGGAGAAGCTCGACGCCATGGTCGACCGTACCCGCAAGGGCGGCGGCGAGATCGTCAACCTGCTCAAGACCGGCTCGGCCTTCTACGCGCCGGCCGCCTCCGCCATCGCCATGGCCGAGAGCTACCTGCGCGACAAGAAGCGCGTCCTGCCCTGCGCCGCCTATCTCGACGGCCAGTACGGCGTGAAGGGCATGTTCATCGGCGTGCCGATCGTCATCGGTGCCAACGGCGTGGAGCGCGTCCTGGAAGTGACCTTCGACGCCGCCGAGAAGGCGATGTTCGAGAAGTCGGTCGCCTCGGTGACGGGCCTGATCGAGGCCTGCAAGGGCGTCGACAGCAACCTCGCCTGA
- a CDS encoding TetR family transcriptional regulator has protein sequence MRLLGIATEHLSRLGPKRVTVVAVAAEAGMTHANVYRYFPSKDALLDAVAGRWLREVEARLAGIADAPDPADDKIERLLTALATVQRDALFDEPNLFAVHLDATVSARPIARRHRVRLRSLVERVVEEGITSGIFSARDRERAIAYIFDASYRFTHPLAIQHDAEVPRDLIEARFGAVIHAIQRVLRSGIL, from the coding sequence GTGCGCCTGCTCGGTATCGCAACCGAACATCTCTCGCGGCTCGGGCCCAAGCGCGTGACGGTCGTGGCCGTCGCCGCCGAGGCGGGCATGACGCATGCCAACGTGTACCGCTATTTCCCGTCGAAGGACGCGCTCCTCGACGCGGTGGCGGGCCGCTGGCTGCGCGAGGTCGAAGCCCGGCTCGCCGGCATCGCCGACGCGCCCGATCCCGCCGACGACAAGATCGAGCGGCTGCTGACCGCCCTCGCGACGGTCCAGCGGGATGCCCTGTTCGACGAACCGAATCTGTTCGCGGTCCATCTCGACGCCACGGTCTCGGCCCGGCCGATCGCCCGGCGGCATCGCGTCCGGCTGCGCAGCCTGGTCGAGCGCGTGGTGGAGGAGGGTATCACCTCCGGCATCTTCTCGGCGCGCGATCGGGAGCGGGCGATCGCCTACATCTTCGACGCGAGCTACCGCTTCACGCACCCCCTGGCCATCCAGCACGATGCCGAAGTGCCCCGTGACCTGATCGAGGCCCGGTTCGGGGCCGTCATCCACGCGATCCAGCGGGTCCTGCGCTCCGGAATTCTCTGA
- a CDS encoding cytochrome-c peroxidase has protein sequence MAWKVGAAVAVLLGFVGVSGGVGSGPDPRRAGWRDAYRAPTEIPFPAENPYTAAKADLGRRLFFDPILSGDGTRACATCHIPDLAWGDGRARAATRQQGDMDLRTPTLVNIAWQDGPLGWDGKFRTLEAVAAMPMASPGNMNLPMPDALARLSSDPSYAAAFATAFADPEITRERLEAALATFQRLIVTGTTPFDRWIAGQEDAIGEPAKRGFDLFNGRAGCASCHSGWSFTDNSFHDIGVGVGPDIGRGRFKPTSLALQYAFKTPTLREIGQRGPYMHDGSVPTLSAVIDLYNRGGIDRPSRSRSIKPLQLTAAERADLLAFLATLSTSTGRDLVTISFAAKAPAP, from the coding sequence ATGGCGTGGAAGGTCGGCGCCGCGGTGGCGGTGCTTCTCGGATTTGTCGGGGTTAGCGGGGGCGTCGGCAGCGGCCCCGATCCGCGCCGCGCGGGCTGGCGCGACGCCTACCGCGCGCCCACCGAAATCCCGTTTCCCGCCGAGAACCCCTACACGGCCGCGAAGGCCGACCTGGGCCGCCGCCTGTTCTTCGATCCGATCCTGTCGGGCGACGGCACCCGGGCCTGCGCCACGTGTCACATCCCGGATCTCGCCTGGGGCGACGGGCGCGCCCGCGCGGCCACGCGCCAGCAGGGCGACATGGATCTGCGCACGCCGACGCTCGTCAACATCGCCTGGCAGGACGGGCCGCTCGGCTGGGACGGCAAGTTCCGCACGCTCGAAGCGGTCGCGGCCATGCCGATGGCGTCGCCGGGCAACATGAATCTGCCGATGCCGGACGCCCTGGCGCGGCTCTCGTCCGACCCGAGCTACGCGGCGGCCTTCGCCACAGCCTTCGCAGACCCCGAGATCACCCGGGAACGGCTTGAGGCGGCACTGGCGACCTTCCAGCGCCTGATCGTGACCGGCACGACGCCCTTCGATCGCTGGATTGCCGGCCAGGAGGACGCGATCGGAGAGCCGGCCAAGCGGGGCTTCGACCTGTTCAACGGCCGGGCCGGCTGTGCGAGCTGCCATTCCGGCTGGTCGTTCACCGACAACTCGTTCCACGATATCGGGGTCGGGGTTGGCCCGGATATCGGCCGCGGACGGTTCAAGCCCACGTCGCTCGCTCTGCAATACGCCTTCAAGACGCCGACCCTGCGGGAGATCGGCCAGCGCGGCCCCTACATGCACGACGGATCCGTGCCGACCCTCAGCGCCGTGATCGATCTCTACAACCGCGGCGGGATCGACCGTCCGAGCCGCTCCCGGTCGATCAAGCCGCTTCAGCTGACCGCGGCGGAGCGGGCGGATCTCCTGGCGTTCCTGGCGACGCTCTCGACCAGCACCGGCCGCGACCTCGTCACGATCTCGTTCGCCGCCAAAGCGCCGGCACCCTGA
- a CDS encoding class I SAM-dependent methyltransferase, with protein MRLDVNGLRAFYASPLGRTTHRVVGRALHEFLGSVSGLRVLGIGYATPYLGPIHCIAERTLAFMPATQGVVNWPDTGRSCAALADPTMMPLPEAAIDRVILVHALESVESPTELLQEVWRTLTPGGRMILVVPNRRGVWARREATPFGHGQPYSRSQLGRLMRDTLFSPVNWSETLYMPPVRSRLMLRTGPAWERLGTSLSLPFAGLHVVDATKQLYRPIAVQQVRRARRLAPARVLVPAPSPG; from the coding sequence ATGCGTCTCGACGTCAACGGCTTGCGAGCCTTCTACGCCAGTCCCCTGGGTCGCACGACGCACCGCGTCGTCGGGCGCGCGCTGCACGAGTTCCTGGGCTCGGTTTCGGGGCTGCGCGTCCTCGGGATCGGCTATGCGACCCCCTATCTCGGCCCGATCCACTGCATCGCGGAGCGCACCCTGGCGTTCATGCCGGCCACGCAGGGCGTCGTGAACTGGCCGGACACGGGTCGCTCCTGCGCGGCCCTGGCCGATCCCACCATGATGCCGCTTCCCGAGGCCGCGATCGACCGGGTCATCCTGGTTCACGCCCTCGAATCCGTGGAGAGCCCGACCGAGCTGCTGCAGGAGGTCTGGCGCACGCTCACGCCCGGCGGCCGCATGATCCTGGTAGTCCCCAACCGGCGGGGCGTCTGGGCCCGCCGCGAGGCGACGCCGTTCGGCCACGGCCAGCCCTACAGCCGCTCGCAGCTCGGCCGGCTGATGCGCGACACGCTGTTCTCGCCTGTGAACTGGTCCGAGACCCTGTACATGCCGCCGGTCCGCTCGCGCCTGATGCTGCGCACCGGCCCTGCCTGGGAGCGGCTCGGCACCAGCCTGTCCCTGCCCTTCGCGGGCCTGCACGTGGTCGATGCCACGAAGCAGCTCTATCGGCCCATTGCCGTGCAGCAGGTGCGGCGCGCCCGCCGCCTCGCGCCGGCCCGGGTGCTGGTGCCGGCACCGTCTCCGGGCTGA
- the pbpC gene encoding penicillin-binding protein 1C — translation MPQGGLDRGGGPVRGRRSVARLTLAFALGLGLIGAGALWRYAEGLPPLDLAVASARSTVVLDRSGTLLRPFATADGRWRLPVTADTIDPRYRAMLVAYEDRRFANHPGIDPVAALRATIQWLRNGRIISGGSTLSMQVARLVEPRRERTLEAKLRQMARALLLERRLGKSGLLDLYFALAPYGGPLEGVRAASLAYFGREPVRLTAAQAALLVALPQSPETRRPDRFPDRARAARNRVLDIASARGILTATEAEAAKSEPVPTARRPFPMLAAHAAEEAVAADNTAPVIRLAIDARLQERLEALACERAVAAGPGLSAAILVLDNSNGRVLAQVGSAGYLDSTRNGAIDMTLAVRSPGSALKPFVYAMAFADGLAHPETLLEDRPARFSASYAPENFDLTFQGTVTARRALQLSLNVPAVELMDAVGPARFIARLRAAGAAIVLPREAAPGLPVALGGLGITLTDLARLYAGLARGGTVPDLLRRAETAPAGSEHRVAEPVAAWYVADILRGTPPPENALPNRIAYKTGTSYGYRDAWAAGFDRHVTVVVWIGRPDGAAVPGLVGRTVAAPILFDAFARLGREPEPVPQPRDVLAAGPGGLPPPLRHLRREVPGAPGPALRIAYPPDGARIDLGLGTAGHDGEGTADGPALALKALGGVPPLTWMIDGQPVVQTPRRRAAWSPTGAGFARISVLDSTGASDSVSIRLE, via the coding sequence GTGCCGCAGGGTGGGCTTGATCGGGGCGGAGGACCGGTCCGTGGCCGCCGCTCCGTGGCGCGCCTGACGCTCGCGTTCGCGCTGGGGCTCGGGCTCATCGGGGCGGGCGCGCTGTGGCGCTACGCGGAGGGGCTGCCGCCGCTCGATCTCGCCGTCGCCTCGGCGCGGTCGACGGTGGTGCTCGACCGGTCCGGCACGCTCCTGCGCCCGTTCGCGACCGCGGACGGGCGCTGGCGCCTGCCGGTCACCGCCGACACGATCGATCCACGCTATCGGGCGATGCTCGTCGCCTACGAGGATCGCCGCTTCGCGAATCATCCCGGGATCGATCCCGTCGCGGCCCTGCGGGCCACGATCCAGTGGCTGAGGAATGGGCGCATCATCTCGGGCGGGTCGACCCTGTCGATGCAGGTGGCGCGCCTCGTCGAGCCGCGCCGGGAGCGCACGCTCGAAGCCAAGCTCCGCCAGATGGCGCGGGCGCTCCTGCTGGAGCGGCGCCTCGGGAAATCCGGCCTCCTCGACCTCTATTTCGCCCTCGCCCCCTACGGCGGCCCGCTCGAGGGCGTGCGCGCGGCGAGCCTCGCTTATTTCGGGCGGGAGCCGGTGCGGCTGACGGCGGCCCAGGCCGCGCTCCTCGTCGCCCTGCCGCAATCGCCCGAGACCCGCCGGCCGGACCGCTTCCCGGACCGCGCCCGGGCCGCCCGCAATCGGGTGCTCGACATCGCCAGTGCCCGGGGCATCCTCACCGCCACCGAGGCCGAGGCCGCCAAGAGCGAGCCGGTGCCGACGGCGCGGCGCCCCTTCCCGATGCTCGCGGCGCACGCCGCCGAGGAGGCCGTGGCGGCCGACAACACCGCCCCGGTGATCCGCCTCGCCATCGATGCGCGTTTGCAGGAGCGGCTGGAGGCTCTCGCGTGCGAGCGGGCCGTCGCGGCCGGCCCGGGCCTCTCGGCCGCGATCCTCGTCCTCGACAACAGCAATGGGCGCGTTCTCGCCCAGGTGGGCAGCGCGGGCTACCTGGATTCGACCCGGAATGGCGCGATCGACATGACCCTCGCGGTGCGCTCTCCCGGTTCCGCGCTGAAGCCCTTCGTCTACGCCATGGCCTTCGCGGACGGGCTGGCGCATCCCGAGACGCTGCTGGAAGATCGCCCCGCGCGCTTCTCGGCAAGCTACGCGCCGGAAAATTTCGACCTGACCTTCCAGGGCACGGTCACGGCCCGTCGGGCCCTGCAGCTCTCGCTCAACGTGCCTGCGGTCGAACTCATGGACGCGGTCGGGCCCGCGCGCTTCATCGCACGGCTGCGCGCGGCGGGCGCCGCGATCGTGCTGCCGCGCGAGGCGGCGCCGGGCCTGCCGGTGGCGCTCGGCGGTCTCGGCATCACGCTCACCGATCTCGCGCGCCTCTATGCCGGGCTCGCCCGCGGCGGCACGGTGCCTGATCTCCTCCGCCGAGCCGAGACGGCCCCGGCCGGTTCCGAGCACCGGGTCGCAGAACCCGTGGCCGCCTGGTACGTCGCCGACATCCTGCGCGGCACCCCGCCGCCGGAGAACGCGCTGCCGAACCGAATCGCCTACAAGACCGGCACCTCCTACGGCTACCGGGACGCCTGGGCGGCGGGCTTCGACCGGCACGTGACCGTGGTGGTCTGGATCGGCCGGCCCGACGGCGCCGCTGTTCCGGGCCTCGTCGGCCGGACGGTCGCGGCGCCGATCCTGTTCGACGCCTTCGCGCGCCTCGGCCGCGAGCCAGAGCCGGTGCCCCAGCCCCGAGACGTGCTGGCGGCCGGGCCCGGCGGCCTACCACCGCCGCTCCGCCATCTGCGCCGCGAGGTCCCCGGCGCGCCGGGGCCGGCGCTGCGGATCGCCTATCCCCCGGACGGCGCCCGGATCGATCTCGGCCTCGGCACGGCCGGGCACGATGGGGAGGGCACGGCCGACGGTCCGGCGCTCGCCCTCAAGGCCCTGGGCGGGGTGCCGCCGCTCACCTGGATGATCGATGGTCAGCCCGTCGTGCAAACACCGCGGCGGCGCGCCGCGTGGTCCCCGACAGGTGCCGGCTTCGCGCGGATCTCGGTTCTGGATTCTACGGGCGCGAGCGACAGCGTTTCCATCCGGCTTGAATAG